One part of the Amphiura filiformis chromosome 5, Afil_fr2py, whole genome shotgun sequence genome encodes these proteins:
- the LOC140153479 gene encoding uncharacterized protein, translating into MAAVVHNHIESGLSPPYDGSEMEDLFPDLAGVEQHNDEQYNKENDIIEVPPGNSEQNLLNYFMKTVDPSSGCQEDDMLPDNTSDNNDIEGEINDSGWKELRVRARQNSDENSRMSSPVEENELGLNRNALMARLNRQKKKKYLQELETSIKSLKEENITLKQDNKTMAATVEKLETEVCYLKGVIANQSELSSLLQNIGVTGLRLHSSFPHKTPLKQSNSKNLSMKRHYESESDQELLQSETESESEILQNEPRIRGKYCPPASDHDYTLNVSSPEQIKGVKNVAMQHLSQNELKSPPAKVRKANNSRASMPPMTCYAKTVATRSGQNVPQTVVSVGGQCEVEKLKSVGTNQGKRPRTRRATRAAEATAGVCLHVSSGSVSLEFCAHCSNRAQAAVTAEEEIIEVVA; encoded by the exons ATGGCCGCAGTTGTTCACAAC CACATCGAAAGTGGCCTTAGTCCTCCCTACGACGGTAGTGAAATGGAGGATCTATTTCCAGACTTGGCCGGGGTCGAGCAACACAATGATGAACAGTACAACAAAGAAAATGACATCATTGAAGTGCCGCCAGGAAATAGTGAGCAGAACCTTCTAAATTACTTCATGAAAACGGTAGATCCTTCTAGTGGATGTCAAGAAGATGACATGTTACCCGACAACACTTCTGATAATAATGATATAGAAGGTGAAATAAATGACAGTGGTTGGAAAGAATTGCGTGTAAGAGCTCGACAGAACTCAGATGAAAACTCTCGCATGTCCTCGCCAGTTGAAGAAAATGAGCTTGGTTTAAATAGAAATGCGTTGATGGCTAGGTTGAACAGACAGAAAAAGAAGAAATATTTGCAAGAACTTGAGACATCTATTAAATCTCTGAAAGAAGAGAATATAACATTAAAGCAAGATAACAAAACAATGGCTGCAACAGTTGAAAAACTGGAGACAGAAGTGTGCTATTTGAAAGGTGTTATTGCTAATCAGAGTGAGCTGTCGAGTTTGTTACAAAACATTGGCGTCACTGGTCTACGCTTGCATAGTTCATTTCCCCACAAAACACCATTAAAACAAAGTAATAGCAAGAACTTGTCTATGAAACGGCACTACGAGTCCGAGTCGGATCAAGAGTTGTTGCAAAGCGAAACAGAGTCGGAGAGTGAAATCTTGCAGAATGAGCCAAGAATAAGGGGAAAGTACTGCCCACCTGCAAGTGACCATGACTACACTCTTAATGTGTCTTCCCCAGAACAAATCAAAGGTGTCAAAAACGTGGCCATGCAACACTTGTCACAAAACGAACTAAAGAGTCCACCCGCTAAAGTCAGAAAAGCAAATAACTCGAGAGCATCAATGCCCCCAATGACTTGTTACGCCAAAACGGTTGCCACGAGATCTGGACAAAATGTCCCTCAAACTGTTGTAAGTGTAGGTGGGCAGTGTGAGGTAGAGAAACTGAAGAGTGTTGGTACCAATCAAGGGAAGCGCCCTCGGACACGGAGAGCAACCAGAGCAGCAGAAGCAACCGCCGGGGTTTGTTTGCATGTCAGTAGTGGAAGTGTGTCCCTGGAGTTTTGTGCACACTGCAGTAACAGAGCTCAGGCAGCAGTGACAGCAGAAGAGGAGATCATTGAAGTGGTTGCTTGA
- the LOC140151927 gene encoding uncharacterized protein has product MNHAVNEVGFFVILATLQFGNYIEAVPAILPPAIGTTVSSIPEHHLKQWEGRCNCAHDVNLYCDGGAKGYCHHCGMFCDKNLNGQFEDEAKCKEMCPARYDQLNPPTTTTHAPTEQSTVSPSSKEQSAQMSSEAIDKFYTGSESNISQSFLNNSSLASRSKQYQNWALQNWRWLLGGLFVLIGFVLIICLIKYHSQIHAIVCISKLPMPEQVTEDPTNKRAPLILIRNGQPPVPPVQQDASVPLTNGNHSLGPWHLRDTIHASCVSSGGDASIARSGQTLSTFV; this is encoded by the exons ATGAATCATGCAGTCAATGAAGTGGGATTCTTCGTAAT ACTAGCCACCTTGCAATTTGGTAACTACATCGAAGCAGTCCCTGCTATTCTTCCTCCTGCTATAGGAACAACAGTCTCATCTATACCAGAGCACCATTTGAAACAATGGGAAGGAAGATGCAACTGTGCACATGATGTGAACCTATATTGCGATGGAGGGGCTAAAGGATATTGCCATCATTGTGGCATGTTTTGTGATAAGAATTTGAATGGGCAGTTTGAAGATGAAGCTAAGTGCAAAGAAATGTGTCCAG CTCGCTATGACCAGCTGAACCCACCAACAACCACAACTCATGCACCAACGGAACAGTCAACAGTGTCTCCTTCATCAAAAGAGCAGTCAGCACAAATGTCTTCTGAAGCTATTGACAAGTTTTACACAGGTAGCGAAAGCAATATCTCTCAGTCGTTCCTCAACAACAGTAGCCTGGCTAGTAGAAGTAAGCAGTATCAAAATTGGGCTCTTCAAAACTGGCGTTGGTTGTTAGGTGGACTGTTCGTTCTTATAGGTTTTGTTTTGATCATTTGCCTTATCAAATATCATAGCCAGATACATGCAATTGTATGTATATCGAAGCTGCCAATGCCAGAGCAGGTCACTGAAGATCCTACCAATAAAAGGGCACCATTGATCTTAATAAGAAATGGTCAGCCTCCCGTCCCACCTGTCCAACAAGATGCTAGTGTCCCGTTAACGAATGGAAATCATTCTTTAGGTCCTTGGCATCTTCGAGATACTATACATGCAAGCTGCGTTTCTTCAGGTGGTGATGCCTCCATTGCAAGAAGTGGTCAGACACTTTCCACCTTTGTCTAA